The Hypnocyclicus thermotrophus nucleotide sequence AATAGAAGTTAATTTAGAAAAATTAATATTGCCTGCTACAATTTTTTCTTTGAAATTCATATCATTAATTAATTTATCTTCTGATATCCCTTCTACTTTTATACCAAGCATTGCATTTATGAAATTATTTTGATATTTCAATATTCCTTGAGTTGAAAATTGTGGTACAATACCAGAAATTCCATTTATATTTGATAAATTTTCTTCAATTTTTTTATAATCTTCAATATTATATCCACCATTATCAATAAGAATATGTGGCGAAATAGATAAAATTCCGTTTATCATATTTTTATCTAATCCGTTACCAATTGCAATAGATACAATAAGAACAATTATACCAATAGCTATGCCTAAGATTGCTAAAAAACTTTGTTTTTTTCTTTCAAGAAGATGTTTTTTAGCTATAAAAAATTCTATTGTCATGAATCCTCCTAAATTTTAATAAAATTATGAAAAAAATAATGTTTTATTATATTATATACTTTATTGTATCATAAATAAAGATATTCTTAAAAATTATTTATAAAAAATGTCCTGTAAAAAACAGGACATTAAAATTATTTTCTTCTCATATGAGGAAAGAATATGACATCTCTTATTGAAGGAGAATTAGTAAGTAACATTACTAATCTGTCTATTCCAATTCCTAAACCACCTGTAGGCGGCATTCCATATTCTAGTGCTTCAACAAAATCAAAATCAATTTCAGAATTTGCTTCATCATTACCAAGCTCAGCTTCTTTTAATTGTGCTTCAAATCTTTGTTTTTGATCAATAGCGTCGTTTAATTCGGAAAATGCGTTAGCATATTCTCTTGCATCAATAAATAATTCAAATCTATCTGTAAATCTAGGATCTTTTTCATTTCTTTTTGCAAGAGGTGATATTTCTACAGGATGTCCATATATAAATGTAGGTTGTATAATATGTTCTTCACATTTTTGTTCAAAAAATTCATTTATAATATGCCCTACTGTATACATATGATCAGCTATTTCAACATCATTATCTTTTGCTAGTTGTTTAGCTTCTTCTAAAGTCATCTCTTTCCAAAAATCAACATCTGTTATTTCTTTTATTATATCTACCATATGAACTCTTTTAAAATTTTCTAAAATAATATCTTTATTATTATAATTAATATTTGTAGTTCCTAATACTTCTTTTGCAACTGTAGTGATTATTTCTTCTGTTATATCCATCATATCATGAAAATCAGCATATGCTTGATATAACTCTATCATTGTAAATTCAGGATTATGTCTAGTAGAAATTCCTTCATTTCTAAAGTTTCTATTTAATTCAAAAACTCTTTCAAATCCACCAACAATTAATCTTTTTAGATATAATTCTGGAGCGATTCTTAAATATAATTCCATATCCAAAGCATTATGATGAGTAATAAAAGGTCTAGCTGAAGCTCCACCAACAATTGGATGCATCATAGGAGTTTCTACTTCTAAAAAGCCTTTTGATTTTAACAAACTTCTAATAGAATTAATAATTTGAGTTCTCTTAATAAAAGTATCTTTTACTTCTTTATTCATTATAAGATCTAAATATCTTTGTCTGTATCTAGTTTCAATATCTGTTAAACCATGAAATTTTTCAGGTAATGGTCTCATGTTTTTAGAAAGCAATTTAAATTCTTTAATTTTTAGTGTTAGTTCACCAGTTTTAGTTTTAAATAAAAATCCATAAACACCTATGAAATCTCCGATACCCATTTTTTTAATAATCTCATAATTTTCTTCACCAACAATATCTTTTCTTATATATATTTGTATTTTTCCAGTATAATCTTCTATATGTGCAAAAACATTTTTTCCCATTCTTCTAAAAGACATTATTCTTCCTGCAGTTTGATAAAAAACTTCTTCATTTTCATCATTTTTTAAAATTTCACCAATCAAATCTTTTTTATTATATTTTTCTCCATATGGATTTACTCCCATTTTTTTTAATTCATTGATTTTTTCGATTTTATCATTAATAATTTGATCAATGTGTTTTTCAGTATTTTGACTCATATTTTTCTCCTTCTATATTAATAATTATATTTTTTGTAATCTAATTTTATATATATTTGATTTTGTAGCCCAGATTGTTTTAGGGTATTTATTTATTATATCATTAAAAATCTTTAAACTATTTTCTTTGTCATTTAATTTGTAATAAATAAGACCGATATTATAATAAATATCAATATCTTTTAAAGAAATCAATTTTTTTAAATATTTATTATAAGTACTCAGTGCTTCAGTATATTTATATTTTAAATTATAAATAGAAATTAAATCAATAGCTGCCTGTTTTTTAAGCTTGTCATCATTTGATTGGCTAAGGACTCTTTTTAAATATATTTCAGCAAGTTCAAAACGTTCTTTTAAAATATTTTCTTTTGCATATTGGTAATACTCGCTATATCTAGTTTTATTTTTTTTGTCGTCTTCAATTAATTTTAATTTGTTTTTTTCATCTTCAGATAATAATTTAAATAAACTTGAATAATCTTTATTAGCTAAAAGCAAATTTTTGGCAGCTAAATAATTATTAAATTTAGAGTAAAAAAAAGCAGCTTTTTCATAATTTTTATTTTTTTCATAATAATTGGCTAAAATATTAGCTATATTTATATCAAAATTTTCAAAAAAATATTTTTCAAGATTTTCTAAACCTAAATTATGGTATTTTACATCATTAAAATATGTAATAAAAAGTTCTTTTTTATATCGATTATCATATTTCACTAATTTTTTTAAAACTTGTATTTTTAATTCAGTTTTATTAAAAAAATCATAAAATAGATAATTTATTTTTAACAAATCTACATATTCATTTTCTAGACCAATAAAATTAGAATTCAATTTATTTAAATAATTCAAACCTGTTTTAAAATCATTATCAATTTTACTTAATTCAATAGCTTTTTTGTAACTA carries:
- the lysS gene encoding lysine--tRNA ligase, whose product is MSQNTEKHIDQIINDKIEKINELKKMGVNPYGEKYNKKDLIGEILKNDENEEVFYQTAGRIMSFRRMGKNVFAHIEDYTGKIQIYIRKDIVGEENYEIIKKMGIGDFIGVYGFLFKTKTGELTLKIKEFKLLSKNMRPLPEKFHGLTDIETRYRQRYLDLIMNKEVKDTFIKRTQIINSIRSLLKSKGFLEVETPMMHPIVGGASARPFITHHNALDMELYLRIAPELYLKRLIVGGFERVFELNRNFRNEGISTRHNPEFTMIELYQAYADFHDMMDITEEIITTVAKEVLGTTNINYNNKDIILENFKRVHMVDIIKEITDVDFWKEMTLEEAKQLAKDNDVEIADHMYTVGHIINEFFEQKCEEHIIQPTFIYGHPVEISPLAKRNEKDPRFTDRFELFIDAREYANAFSELNDAIDQKQRFEAQLKEAELGNDEANSEIDFDFVEALEYGMPPTGGLGIGIDRLVMLLTNSPSIRDVIFFPHMRRK
- a CDS encoding tetratricopeptide repeat protein, which gives rise to MKRQLLFIMLLFSSISYSKIEISGVNFVNTPITLISQTKGKWYISGKPTYSKGKLIDSGYSATFIPDTIGNFEVTFEHNNGEKEINFFEIKSINQFDEKQIYDIITESFNSKNLKLLKYGINLLELNFPNSKYINFSYKKAIELSKIDNDFKTGLNYLNKLNSNFIGLENEYVDLLKINYLFYDFFNKTELKIQVLKKLVKYDNRYKKELFITYFNDVKYHNLGLENLEKYFFENFDINIANILANYYEKNKNYEKAAFFYSKFNNYLAAKNLLLANKDYSSLFKLLSEDEKNKLKLIEDDKKNKTRYSEYYQYAKENILKERFELAEIYLKRVLSQSNDDKLKKQAAIDLISIYNLKYKYTEALSTYNKYLKKLISLKDIDIYYNIGLIYYKLNDKENSLKIFNDIINKYPKTIWATKSNIYKIRLQKI